The segment CACCAGCGCCATTTGTTGAAGTTCCAACGCCTCGCTGCAACTGAACACTTTCTAAAGAACTGGCAAAATCGGGCAAATCGACAAAATAAGTTCCCTGACTTTCACTGTCATTAAACGGAACTCCGTTCAGCGTTACGTTAATTCTCGAACCATCAGCGCCACGAACACGCATATAGGTGTAACCAACGCCATTTCCGGCATCCGTTGTGGTCACAACCGAAGGCAAATAGTTTAATAAAATTGGAATGTCCTGCCCCAGATTTCGCGGAGCGATTTCTTCTTTGGTCACATTGGTATACGTAACCGGATTTTTTTTGTTGGCCCGAACTCCGGAAACCAAAACTTCATCGAGTTGGTTGACTTTTGTTGTGTCTTGTACTTTTTCCTGTGAATAAGAGGCATGAGAAAAGAGAAAAGAGAAAAGACAATAGAATGCAATCTTGTTTAGCTTCGCTCCGTTCGGCTTCGCCTCGGGTCTTGCTTCTTGCTTCTTGTTTCTCTTGTTGAATAAAATTTCCATTCGTAAATTGTTTACGAATAAAAAGAGGTAATTATTCTTTGTTAAAAATTAAATGATACTCTTGCTTAACGTTGAAAAAGTCCGCGGCGCCTGCTCGCTCTTTCGCTAAAAATGTCCACTGGACATTTTCTTAACGCTCAGCCGTCCTTAAACAGCATTACCTGTTCTAAGTTCATTGGGTATAATCTCAGCTCGTTATTTAGAGCACCCCTTTTGAGACGAGGCAAAAATAATTATAAATTATGAGTTATGAGTTATGAATTTTAAAGTTTTGGCTTTTTTCTGTTTTCTTTAATTTCTGAAACAGCAGATTTGTCTTTCAGCCTTTTTTCTACAACCGCTTTTGGAACTTTGGTTGCCTTTCTTTTTTTAGGAATAATCAAAGCTTTTTCTATTAAGTCTAAAAAACGCTTTGTGACGATAGCTTTGTTTTTAAGTTGACTTCTGTCTTCGTCGCAGTTTAAAATCAACAGATTTTCGGAAGTTAGTTTGGCCGCTAATTTGGTTTCAATCAATGTTTTTTCTTCATCGTTTAACGCTTGAGAAGCATTCAAATCAAAAGTGAGCACTATTTTGGAAGAAACTTTATTTACATTTTGTCCGCCTGGGCCAGAGCTTCTGACAGCTTTAAAATTTAGTTCCGCTACGATTTTTTCAGTTTCCATTTTGGGGTTG is part of the Flavobacterium sangjuense genome and harbors:
- the arfB gene encoding alternative ribosome rescue aminoacyl-tRNA hydrolase ArfB, yielding METEKIVAELNFKAVRSSGPGGQNVNKVSSKIVLTFDLNASQALNDEEKTLIETKLAAKLTSENLLILNCDEDRSQLKNKAIVTKRFLDLIEKALIIPKKRKATKVPKAVVEKRLKDKSAVSEIKENRKKPKL